In Vitis riparia cultivar Riparia Gloire de Montpellier isolate 1030 chromosome 19, EGFV_Vit.rip_1.0, whole genome shotgun sequence, the following proteins share a genomic window:
- the LOC117908467 gene encoding heme-binding protein 2, with translation MSAFHLFKLSLLLSLLPNSIIPNSQKSTGLFPPTCSRIECPTYDLIQAGNGYEIRRYNSTVWISTSPIQDISLVDATRDAFLQLFDYIQGKNEYQEHIEMTAPVITQVSPSDGPFCESSFVVSFYVPKKNQANPPPAKGLHVQKWGPAYAAVRQFSGFVSDSEVGEEAAALEASLTGSIWSAAIEKSRPDDPTSTYTVAQYNSPFEYEERVNEIWMMFDMEDEVGAL, from the exons ATGTCTGCATTTCATCTCTTCAAGCTCTCACTGCTCTTGAGTCTGCTTCCAAATTCCATCATACCCAATTCTCAAAAGAGCACGGGGTTGTTTCCACCAACGTGTAGCCGCATCGAGTGCCCCACCTACGACCTAATTCAGGCTGGAAATGGCTATGAAATTCGGCGCTATAATTCAACTGTCTGGATATCAACCTCTCCCATTCAAGATATCTCCCTTGTTGATGCCACTAGAGATGCCTTCTTACA GCTATTTGACTACATCCAAGGGAAGAACGAGTACCAAGAACATATAGAAATGACAGCTCCAGTCATCACCCAAGTCTCACCAAGTGATGGACCCTTCTGTGAATCTTCGTTTGTTGTCAGCTTCTACGTCCCTAAGAAAAATCAAGCAAACCCACCTCCGGCAAAAGGCCTCCATGTCCAAAAATGGGGGCCTGCATACGCAGCAGTGAGACAATTCAGTGGTTTCGTGTCTGACTCCGAGGTTGGAGAGGAAGCCGCGGCCCTGGAAGCCAGTCTTACAGGCTCTATCTGGTCTGCAGCCATTGAGAAAAGCAGGCCAGATGACCCGACCTCCACATATACGGTTGCACAATACAATTCTCCATTTGAATACGAGGAGAGAGTGAACGAGATATGGATGATGTTTGATATGGAAGATGAGGTGGGTGCCCTCTGA